The following are encoded in a window of Rubellicoccus peritrichatus genomic DNA:
- a CDS encoding cation diffusion facilitator family transporter, whose amino-acid sequence MKEKSRGLAVTWLSFWLNIMLGVLKCSVGIWVNSKALIADGLHSLVDLSTDLAALVGLTMAAKPQDENHPYGHHKFASLSTLFIAATLLLFCAVLIYTSIMGLVEGRPVSPEWPALLAAGLSLAIKEWLFWRTRSIAKMEKSQLLMANAWHHRTDSISSLLVFIALLAVSIGGQQLSFLDKSVGIILGAWMGVEGMKMLLGACNDLLDTAPREEIINDLREHVMAVDGVQAYHQFRVRRVGDMLEADVHIQVDASLTVEAGHDLATKVRALILENHPEVVDLLVHVEPAVDEHIKDVGVSDLGNCP is encoded by the coding sequence GTGAAAGAGAAATCAAGAGGTCTAGCAGTCACCTGGCTCAGCTTCTGGTTGAACATCATGCTTGGTGTACTCAAGTGCTCTGTGGGGATTTGGGTGAATTCGAAGGCTTTGATTGCGGATGGCTTACATTCGCTGGTGGACTTGTCGACTGATCTGGCCGCTCTAGTTGGTTTGACCATGGCGGCGAAACCGCAGGATGAGAATCATCCCTATGGGCATCATAAGTTTGCCAGCCTGAGCACACTTTTTATTGCAGCAACGCTTCTGCTTTTCTGTGCAGTTCTTATCTATACTTCGATTATGGGGTTGGTCGAGGGGCGCCCTGTCAGCCCTGAATGGCCAGCGCTGCTGGCGGCGGGACTTTCCTTGGCGATCAAAGAGTGGTTATTCTGGCGGACCAGATCGATCGCTAAGATGGAGAAGTCGCAATTACTCATGGCCAATGCCTGGCATCATCGAACTGATTCGATTTCTTCATTGTTGGTTTTTATTGCACTTCTGGCGGTTTCGATCGGAGGACAACAGCTTTCTTTTCTGGATAAGTCAGTCGGGATTATTCTGGGGGCATGGATGGGCGTTGAAGGAATGAAAATGCTTCTGGGTGCGTGTAATGATCTTCTTGATACTGCTCCCAGGGAGGAAATCATTAACGATTTACGTGAGCATGTGATGGCGGTTGATGGCGTTCAGGCTTATCATCAGTTTCGTGTGCGCAGAGTCGGGGATATGCTGGAGGCGGATGTGCACATTCAGGTCGATGCTTCTCTCACAGTTGAAGCAGGTCATGATCTTGCCACGAAAGTTCGTGCCCTTATTCTGGAGAACCATCCTGAAGTTGTTGATTTGTTAGTCCATGTGGAGCCGGCAGTGGATGAGCATATAAAAGATGTTGGCGTGTCAGATTTGGGTAATTGTCCGTGA
- a CDS encoding response regulator — MGLPGNALVVEDEDHVRLFVKLMLQQLGVAQIFEASNGKEALEVYENVKPDVVLLDVNMPVMDGLETLDKIHKMDPDAVVIILTSLATRETVESSAAKGAVQFIRKDVPREAMSNLLVKTFDECFE, encoded by the coding sequence ATGGGACTACCAGGAAATGCACTTGTGGTCGAAGATGAAGATCATGTTCGGCTCTTTGTTAAACTCATGCTCCAGCAACTTGGAGTAGCCCAGATCTTTGAGGCATCCAACGGCAAAGAGGCCCTGGAGGTTTATGAGAATGTCAAACCTGACGTCGTCCTTCTGGATGTGAACATGCCTGTCATGGATGGCCTCGAGACATTGGATAAGATCCACAAAATGGACCCTGATGCCGTCGTCATTATACTGACATCCCTGGCAACTCGTGAAACCGTCGAGTCCAGCGCTGCCAAAGGCGCGGTCCAGTTTATCCGCAAGGATGTTCCGCGGGAAGCAATGTCCAATCTGCTAGTGAAGACCTTCGACGAGTGCTTCGAATAG
- a CDS encoding alpha/beta fold hydrolase: protein MELAYRYFGGEGKPPLIILHGLLGSSRNWTAVGKDLSERFEVFGLDLRNHGSSPHDDEMSFEAMAADLSEFLERQGLDGVHLLGHSLGGKVAMHFAANNFDRVDSLIVVDIAPKDYGLHFSEDFEAMAAINLEELSSRKAADEALADTIPDWAHRQFLLTNLIRGKEGAYQWAANIPVLHRELEEIRKTPLGLEDRYAGPTLFLTGELSDFVQREDHAVIREYFPRTVIKQIYGVGHNLHAENREAFIEAIDDFMLVDWGCQI, encoded by the coding sequence ATGGAACTGGCATATCGCTATTTTGGAGGAGAAGGAAAACCGCCACTCATCATCCTTCACGGACTGCTTGGATCATCACGTAATTGGACGGCCGTAGGTAAGGATTTGTCTGAGCGTTTTGAAGTCTTTGGGCTCGATCTGCGTAATCATGGATCGTCTCCTCATGACGATGAAATGAGCTTTGAGGCTATGGCTGCCGACTTAAGTGAATTTCTTGAGCGGCAGGGCTTGGATGGTGTTCATCTGCTTGGGCATAGTCTCGGCGGTAAGGTTGCTATGCATTTCGCTGCCAACAATTTTGATCGAGTTGATAGTCTGATAGTGGTGGATATTGCGCCAAAAGACTACGGTCTGCACTTCAGTGAAGATTTTGAGGCCATGGCCGCGATCAACTTAGAGGAACTGTCGTCGCGAAAGGCCGCAGATGAGGCGCTTGCGGATACAATCCCGGACTGGGCTCACCGTCAGTTTCTCCTGACCAATCTTATTCGAGGTAAGGAGGGCGCATACCAGTGGGCGGCCAATATCCCGGTTTTACATCGTGAGCTTGAAGAAATTCGCAAAACCCCACTCGGCCTGGAAGATCGTTATGCGGGACCGACTTTATTCCTTACAGGCGAGCTTTCCGATTTCGTGCAACGCGAAGATCATGCCGTGATTCGCGAGTATTTTCCTCGAACCGTGATTAAACAGATCTATGGGGTAGGCCATAATCTGCATGCTGAAAATCGTGAAGCCTTCATCGAAGCAATCGACGACTTCATGTTAGTCGACTGGGGTTGCCAAATCTGA
- a CDS encoding RNA polymerase sigma factor: protein MSENTKLDFRKLVDDYYTPLYRFGYSLAKNEHEAADLTQQTFAIYAEKGSSVRDVSKIKSWLFTTLYREFLRQRRKSQNMATHEPEILEAEAPLVDPAVAKTLDGNSAVAALQEIDETYRAPLTLFYIKDLSYKEIAEILGIPIGTVMSRLSRGKSQLKKVLLTNRAKAS from the coding sequence ATGTCTGAAAACACCAAACTGGATTTCCGAAAACTGGTGGATGATTATTACACTCCACTTTACCGTTTCGGCTACAGTTTGGCTAAAAATGAACACGAGGCAGCTGATCTGACGCAACAGACATTCGCGATTTATGCGGAGAAGGGTTCGTCAGTTCGTGACGTCTCCAAAATAAAGTCCTGGCTTTTTACAACCCTTTACCGTGAATTTCTTCGTCAACGCCGCAAGTCGCAAAACATGGCGACACATGAGCCCGAGATCCTCGAGGCGGAGGCTCCGCTCGTTGATCCAGCAGTGGCCAAGACGCTCGACGGCAACAGCGCCGTTGCCGCACTGCAAGAAATTGACGAAACATACCGAGCACCCCTCACACTTTTCTATATCAAGGATCTCAGCTATAAAGAAATCGCGGAAATCCTTGGCATACCAATCGGAACAGTCATGTCCCGACTTTCACGAGGAAAATCCCAATTGAAAAAAGTTCTGCTAACCAATCGCGCTAAAGCTTCTTGA
- a CDS encoding GspE/PulE family protein yields the protein MSNKVHQKFIELVRRDKPFIGAKELERLEQKFSGNTLDIVEALIVDNLLPHKEACRLYSTALGYAYVDPLASIATEEALEKIPADIARKAQCLPLYIIDNTLSVTLVNPDDEAMVKRLAGITGMEISPVFSLRSEIHDAIEIYYSTEEDIQAILSELAETGEALLKEYSMADLQSLSESEGLIKIVDAMIYFALRERTSDIHIEPHQEETVVRFRIDGRLREMLRLSKAIHRALMVRIKILCDMNIAESRFPHDGRMTLPLGARKADFRVSVIPTVEGEKCVIRVLASSSKKEMMTLDKMMISQSIQKPFRRVIQNPNGIIFVTGPTGSGKTTTLYAALNEINEPDVNISTIEDPVEIRMEGITQSQVNNHIDLKFSTLLRSMLRQDPDVLLVGEIRDLETAKIACEAALTGHLVFATLHTNSAIQAIIRLVEIGIEPYMVAPAILAVLAQRLAARNCDRCKVAFYPGEEELARFFDDAEGITDVRFHFGQGCNACRGSGYMGRVAFHEFALVTEEMRSLIAQNAGMTELTRAAKKAGYKPLRYDGLKKVLLGLTTPDEIDKHTSVELAV from the coding sequence GTGAGTAACAAAGTTCATCAAAAATTCATCGAGTTAGTTCGGCGGGATAAACCTTTTATCGGGGCCAAGGAACTCGAGCGTCTCGAGCAGAAGTTCAGCGGGAACACACTCGATATAGTCGAAGCTCTGATCGTCGATAATTTGCTCCCCCACAAGGAGGCATGTCGACTCTACAGCACCGCTCTGGGCTATGCCTATGTCGATCCACTCGCCAGTATCGCAACGGAAGAAGCGCTTGAAAAAATACCAGCAGACATTGCACGAAAAGCCCAATGCCTGCCGCTCTACATTATCGACAACACCCTTTCCGTCACACTCGTCAACCCGGATGACGAGGCCATGGTCAAACGCCTGGCAGGGATTACCGGGATGGAAATCAGCCCTGTTTTCAGTCTGCGTTCAGAAATTCATGATGCGATTGAGATTTATTACTCAACCGAAGAGGATATTCAGGCGATTCTGAGCGAACTGGCAGAGACCGGCGAGGCACTGCTCAAGGAATACTCCATGGCAGATCTCCAGTCGCTGAGCGAATCAGAGGGGTTGATCAAAATCGTGGATGCGATGATTTACTTCGCATTGCGGGAGCGTACCTCTGACATCCACATTGAGCCGCACCAGGAGGAAACCGTCGTCCGTTTCCGTATCGATGGGCGCCTTCGCGAAATGTTGCGTCTCTCTAAGGCCATTCACCGTGCCCTTATGGTCCGGATAAAAATCCTCTGCGATATGAACATTGCAGAGTCACGCTTCCCGCATGACGGGCGTATGACCTTGCCTCTTGGAGCCCGCAAAGCCGACTTCCGCGTATCGGTCATCCCAACGGTGGAAGGGGAAAAGTGCGTTATCCGTGTCCTGGCTTCCAGCAGTAAGAAAGAAATGATGACGCTGGATAAGATGATGATCTCGCAATCCATCCAGAAGCCATTTCGCAGAGTAATCCAGAATCCAAACGGCATTATCTTTGTCACCGGCCCAACCGGCTCCGGTAAGACCACCACCCTTTACGCAGCCTTGAACGAGATCAACGAGCCGGATGTCAACATCTCAACCATTGAGGATCCTGTTGAAATCCGCATGGAAGGCATAACGCAAAGTCAGGTCAATAACCACATCGATCTCAAATTTTCCACTTTGCTCCGCTCCATGCTGAGACAAGACCCCGATGTTCTTCTGGTTGGGGAAATCCGGGATCTGGAAACCGCAAAGATTGCTTGTGAAGCAGCATTAACCGGCCACCTCGTCTTTGCCACATTGCACACAAACAGCGCAATTCAGGCCATTATCCGCCTGGTTGAAATCGGGATCGAACCCTACATGGTCGCACCTGCCATCCTCGCCGTGCTCGCTCAACGCCTGGCAGCCCGCAACTGTGACCGCTGCAAAGTCGCCTTTTATCCTGGTGAGGAGGAATTAGCACGATTCTTTGATGATGCAGAAGGCATTACCGATGTCCGTTTTCACTTTGGACAAGGCTGCAACGCCTGTCGTGGCTCCGGATATATGGGACGAGTTGCCTTCCATGAATTTGCTCTGGTTACTGAAGAAATGCGCAGCCTCATTGCACAGAACGCGGGGATGACCGAACTGACTCGAGCTGCAAAAAAAGCTGGCTACAAGCCGCTACGCTATGATGGATTAAAGAAAGTGTTACTTGGGCTTACCACTCCGGACGAAATCGATAAGCATACCTCTGTAGAGCTGGCGGTCTGA
- a CDS encoding glutamine--tRNA ligase/YqeY domain fusion protein, with translation MSEEKAQDFIRQMVAADVAAGKHDGRVQTRFPPEPNGYLQLGHAKAICLSFGIAQEFGGKCNLRFDDTNPEKESEEFVNSMREDINWLGFQWDKECFASDYFEQLFDWACALIEKGLAYVDDLTPDQMREYRGTLTEVGKNSPFRDRSAEENLDLFKRMRAGEFADGEKVLRAKIDMTHPNLNMRDPVMYRIKRMHHHRIGDAWCIYPSYDYTHGQSDSIEGVTHSLCSLEFEDHRPLYDWFIEKLEIFPSKQTEFARMNVTYLVMSKRKLRELVEEGHVSGWDDPRMPTLSGMRRRGVPAEAIRAFCELAGVTKFNATSDIALLEHAMRDHLNRTSQRRMAVLNPLELVITNWPEGKTIEVDAVNNPEDESTGTRKVPFSGRLYIEQEDFREEANKKFFRLKKGKEVRLRYAYIIRADEVEKDADGNVIKVLCTADLDTLGAQPTDRKVKGVIHWVSAEHAVKSEVRLFDRLFTVEKPDADKDRSFTEFLNRDSLQTTTAYVEPALASAASGERVQFERTGYFVTDSKDHIAGEKPVFNRTVTLKDSWAKKGG, from the coding sequence ATGTCAGAAGAGAAAGCGCAGGATTTTATACGCCAAATGGTGGCTGCAGATGTCGCAGCCGGTAAGCACGATGGGCGTGTACAGACTCGGTTCCCCCCCGAGCCAAACGGTTACCTGCAGCTCGGACACGCCAAGGCAATCTGTCTGAGCTTCGGCATTGCCCAGGAGTTTGGAGGGAAATGTAACCTGCGTTTCGACGATACCAATCCTGAGAAGGAGAGTGAGGAGTTCGTCAATTCGATGCGCGAAGACATCAATTGGCTTGGTTTTCAGTGGGACAAGGAATGCTTCGCCAGTGACTATTTCGAACAGCTATTTGATTGGGCCTGTGCTTTAATTGAAAAGGGACTGGCTTATGTTGATGATCTTACTCCCGATCAGATGCGGGAGTATCGTGGCACTTTGACCGAGGTTGGAAAAAACAGTCCATTTCGTGATCGTTCTGCTGAAGAGAATTTAGACCTTTTCAAACGCATGCGTGCAGGTGAGTTTGCTGATGGGGAAAAGGTCCTGCGGGCCAAAATCGATATGACGCATCCGAATCTCAATATGCGTGATCCCGTCATGTACCGTATCAAGCGGATGCATCACCACCGGATTGGAGATGCCTGGTGCATTTATCCGAGCTATGATTATACGCATGGCCAAAGTGACTCGATCGAAGGGGTGACGCATTCGCTTTGCTCTCTGGAGTTTGAAGATCACCGTCCGCTCTACGATTGGTTTATTGAAAAGCTGGAGATCTTCCCTTCGAAGCAGACAGAGTTCGCACGGATGAATGTGACCTATCTTGTTATGAGTAAACGCAAGCTGCGCGAACTCGTCGAAGAAGGGCATGTTTCCGGTTGGGATGACCCGAGGATGCCAACGCTTTCCGGGATGCGCCGTCGTGGTGTCCCTGCTGAGGCAATACGTGCATTCTGTGAATTGGCCGGCGTGACCAAGTTCAATGCCACCAGCGATATTGCTTTACTGGAACATGCGATGCGGGATCACCTTAATCGTACATCCCAGCGCCGCATGGCTGTTTTGAATCCATTGGAGCTTGTCATTACGAACTGGCCTGAAGGCAAGACCATCGAAGTCGATGCGGTCAACAATCCTGAGGATGAATCAACGGGAACACGTAAGGTGCCTTTCAGTGGTCGTCTTTATATCGAGCAGGAAGATTTTCGTGAAGAAGCGAACAAAAAGTTTTTCCGCCTTAAAAAAGGTAAGGAAGTTCGCCTGCGATATGCCTATATCATTCGCGCTGATGAAGTGGAAAAGGATGCTGATGGAAATGTGATTAAGGTACTTTGCACAGCTGATTTGGATACACTTGGTGCTCAGCCGACAGATCGAAAGGTCAAGGGCGTGATTCATTGGGTCAGTGCGGAACATGCGGTGAAGTCAGAAGTCAGACTGTTTGATCGACTATTCACGGTCGAGAAACCAGATGCAGACAAAGATCGCTCCTTTACCGAATTTCTCAACCGGGATTCACTCCAGACGACCACTGCTTATGTTGAGCCAGCATTGGCTTCGGCTGCATCGGGCGAGCGTGTGCAGTTTGAGCGTACCGGATATTTCGTTACGGATTCCAAAGATCACATCGCAGGCGAGAAGCCCGTCTTCAACCGAACCGTTACACTGAAGGATTCCTGGGCCAAGAAGGGTGGTTGA